One genomic window of Synergistaceae bacterium includes the following:
- a CDS encoding HigA family addiction module antidote protein, whose amino-acid sequence MSSNKTLYKDLIAFHPGSYVEDIVEDLNITQKEFAKRLDATPKSISRLINGEEKLSDELAMKLSKLTGMSLETWLNLQKKYDAKILEIKEKELEEEEEEICRQIDFKYFKNLKLVEDRRFKINEKIEFLRSLLNISSLTYLTKLNPGISFRNTSQFNDTSVINANILLEIASNLARNKTDTKLNKRKLERFLPEIKKMTLMDYQDFSGVLEEKLLECGVILVALPSLKNAQINGATKRFINGSVLLMITDRNKDSDIFWFSLVHEIGHILSSDFYDNDLSNEEYQEKEKRADDFAKSFFIEDDAYESFLASKDFTKEALIAFSKESSIDPSILLGRLQKEDIVPYGTYEELKRRYSININ is encoded by the coding sequence ATGAGTAGTAATAAAACATTATATAAAGATCTAATAGCCTTTCATCCAGGCTCCTATGTTGAGGATATTGTTGAGGATCTAAACATAACCCAAAAGGAGTTTGCCAAAAGATTAGACGCCACTCCAAAAAGTATCAGCAGGCTAATTAATGGTGAAGAAAAGCTAAGCGATGAACTGGCCATGAAGCTATCTAAGCTAACAGGTATGTCCCTGGAAACCTGGCTTAATCTTCAAAAGAAATATGATGCAAAAATACTAGAGATAAAAGAAAAAGAACTTGAAGAAGAAGAGGAGGAAATATGTAGGCAGATTGACTTTAAGTACTTTAAGAATCTGAAGCTAGTAGAAGACAGAAGATTCAAAATTAATGAAAAAATTGAGTTTTTGCGTAGTCTTCTTAATATATCTAGCCTGACCTACCTGACTAAGTTAAACCCTGGAATCAGCTTTAGAAATACAAGCCAGTTTAATGATACATCCGTTATTAATGCCAACATACTACTAGAAATAGCTTCCAACCTGGCTAGAAACAAAACAGATACTAAGCTTAATAAAAGGAAATTAGAAAGATTTCTTCCTGAAATCAAAAAGATGACCCTGATGGACTACCAGGATTTTTCAGGTGTTCTAGAGGAGAAACTCCTAGAATGTGGAGTTATCTTGGTAGCCTTACCCAGTCTTAAGAATGCACAAATAAACGGGGCCACTAAAAGATTTATTAATGGGTCAGTACTGCTAATGATTACCGATAGGAATAAGGACTCAGATATTTTCTGGTTTTCTCTGGTCCACGAAATAGGTCATATTTTAAGCAGTGACTTTTACGACAATGATTTAAGTAATGAGGAATACCAAGAAAAAGAAAAAAGAGCCGATGACTTCGCAAAAAGCTTCTTTATAGAAGACGATGCCTATGAGTCTTTCCTAGCATCAAAAGATTTCACTAAAGAAGCCCTCATTGCCTTTTCTAAGGAGAGTAGCATAGACCCTAGCATTCTTCTGGGCAGGCTCCAAAAGGAGGATATAGTCCCATATGGAACCTATGAAGAGCTAAAAAGAAGGTACTCCATCAACATAAACTAA